Below is a window of Gammaproteobacteria bacterium DNA.
ACAGTGGGAGCTGCATGGCGACAACTATAAGATCGAGGGCATCATCCATTACGTACGGATGCGCTACGACAGCGCCCGCAAGCAACTGGAGCAGTTGCGCAAGGACTATCCCAGCGGGGCCAGCGGCGCGACCTTCGCCGATGTCATGGAGATGCCGCCCAAGTCCAAGCTGCCCTGAGAAGACGACAGCCGCATCCGGACGCCTGCTTCAGGCGGCCGGAATGCGGAAGGTGTGGATCGACTGGTCCTTGCACTTGCAGCGCTTGGCCTGTTCCCCCGATTTGCGCCTGTCCGAAACCGTCAGGATCAAATCCGGCGCCAGCCAGGCGATTCCTTCGATATTGCAATAGCGCGTCTTTTGCTTGCCGGTGCGCGGGAAACGATAGACCCGACCGTCATCCGTAAAGTTGCCGTCCCGATCCTTGAAGGTGCCGAGCCACAGCAGGGACGAGGCCTGGGAGACCACCGCGATACGGTTGCCGCTGACATCCAGGCTGGCATAGTCTTCAAATGGCAGGCTCTCCGGCAGTTCGAGGGTCTTCACTCGATTCCAGGCATTTTGACCGGATTCGAAGAACACCTGGATGCGTCCACCTCCCGGCTTACGGCCTTTGCGTCCCCCCTTACACTTGTTGCCCTCGCACAGGCCGAGCAGGTAGCGCTTGTCGTCCAGATAGACGCAGGCGAGACCCTCCATGCCCTTGTTTTTGTGCTTGAACGGAAAGTCCGCCCACTGGCTGGCGAGAAAATTCAGATCCCGGTCGTACTCCTCGATCCTCGCCATGTAGTGCCCGGAAACCGCCTTTTGCGCTTCGATCAACAGATAGAAACGCTGAGCTTGGGCGTCGTAGGCGATGTCCTCATAGCCGGAAAAGGGGTTGTGTAGCGGGATCATCCGGCTGTGGTCGGTAAGTCCCCCATCACGCAGGGTGAAGCAGGCGAGGTGCGAAACATTGTCGAAGATGACATAACAGACGTCATCCTTCACACAGACACCGCTCGCCTCGAAGCGTTTTTCCGGTGGGTTCCCAAGCAGGTGGCGGATCTTGGCCTCGTCGACCAGTTCCAGTTCTGGGGCGGATGACAGGTGACTGTTCAATGGGTGTTGATCTCCTTATGTTTCCATACATCAAATCAGATTTCCTCTATATGTCCATCTTAGCCGATCTTAAAGTGAGATCAGGACATGAACTGCTATGTCCTCAACGCCCGTATTTAGTCGTGCCGGTTGGTTGTGATGTCTCTCAAATAACGAGGTTATTAGCATTAGCCGTACTGTAGGAGCGGCACATAACCGTGATAAGTCGCCGGATAATTGACAAACCGATCTGACAATGACGGATTATCCTGGTAATCACCTCGTTTCGCGGGCATGGCCCGCTCCTACAGTCCATTGCTGAGCGATGGAACCAGCCGAGAGTGTTGTTACCATGCCTATCCGGTTTACCCCTTAAGGCCCGCGTCGCCATACATTCCGGACTCGTCGCGCACATGGCGCGGTCGGATCTGAGCCCCATCTGTAACGGCGGAAAGTGGCACAGCACCCAGGTGTCCGAGCACCACGAACCCGCACGGGAGAGCTCTTAGGGGTCAACCGGATAGGCATGGTTGTTACTGCCTGTCCATCCTTGTTGTATGAGGGTGAAGATCCAGCAGACCTCGTTGATCGCATCGATCACTAGCCCTGCTGATCAGTCGTTCTTGTCGCTCTCCTCGAAATCGATACTCACCCGGTCCCCCGCATAGGGCCTGAAACGCTCGTCGGCAAACTTCACGTGGTCGGGATGTTCGCGGTAGCTGTCGATGACCGGTTGGCCGGCGAAGCTCACCAGCCAGCAGTGCCGGTATTGGCTGTCCTCTGAGCCTCTTGCAAAACTACTCGCTGATAGGGGGTCAAATTTCCAATTTGCACCCATCAGATGCGAACGAGTCTTATTCGAGCGTTTTCACTATGGCGATTGCATCGTTTTTCTCAAATGACAGGGGAAATCGCGAATGCAGCGCAAGGGTTCCACTACACGACAGTTTTGGCGTGTTTTCGAGGATGGATCTGGCGGTTGAGTGCCGTTATTCAACGAACTTCATCAACTGATCCACCGTCAGCGCCACGATACCGAACATCAAATGTGCCATGACCTT
It encodes the following:
- a CDS encoding Dabb family protein, with translation MGANWKFDPLSASSFARGSEDSQYRHCWLVSFAGQPVIDSYREHPDHVKFADERFRPYAGDRVSIDFEESDKND